The proteins below come from a single Pseudomonadota bacterium genomic window:
- a CDS encoding ATP-binding cassette domain-containing protein has translation MTESNDPQVTTQHLSKTYANGVRALIDVSLTIPTGIFGLLGKNGAGKSTLMRTLATLQPADSGEAFLNDVNLLTQADEARRNIGYLPQEMGVYPNMSALETLQYFAGLKGLSHINLMDELERVNLADVAHQRLDTFSGGMRRRFGIATAFLGNPQLVIVDEPTAGLDPFERRRFQHLLLRAAKNCVLVLSSHIVEDIADLADSMAILHEGKVVAAGEPDTLVSTLNGKVWERTIAHEALADWQAKASVLSWRPRARNHVLRIWSGSHPGDEFSAAQPDLEDLYAHSVLGD, from the coding sequence ATGACTGAATCTAACGACCCTCAAGTCACCACACAACACTTAAGCAAAACGTACGCCAATGGCGTACGAGCGCTAATCGATGTGTCGCTCACGATACCGACCGGTATATTTGGTCTTCTTGGTAAAAATGGTGCCGGTAAGTCGACGCTCATGCGTACGCTGGCCACGTTGCAACCCGCAGACTCAGGAGAGGCGTTTCTCAACGACGTAAATTTGCTGACACAGGCCGACGAGGCGCGACGCAATATTGGCTATTTGCCTCAAGAGATGGGGGTGTATCCCAATATGAGCGCACTCGAAACACTGCAGTATTTCGCAGGGCTCAAGGGACTTTCGCACATCAATCTCATGGACGAACTTGAACGAGTCAATTTGGCCGACGTGGCCCACCAGCGGCTCGACACGTTTTCGGGCGGCATGCGACGCCGCTTTGGTATCGCCACCGCGTTTCTTGGTAATCCGCAGTTGGTCATTGTCGACGAACCCACTGCCGGCCTTGATCCTTTTGAGCGACGCCGCTTCCAGCATCTTTTACTGCGTGCGGCGAAAAACTGCGTGTTGGTATTGTCATCGCATATCGTCGAAGACATCGCGGACCTCGCCGACAGCATGGCCATCTTGCACGAAGGCAAAGTCGTCGCAGCCGGTGAACCGGATACCTTGGTTAGTACGCTGAACGGCAAGGTTTGGGAGCGCACGATTGCACACGAGGCGCTCGCCGACTGGCAGGCAAAGGCGAGTGTGTTGTCTTGGCGTCCACGTGCGCGCAATCATGTTTTGCGGATCTGGTCTGGCTCTCATCCTGGCGATGAATTTTCGGCGGCCCAGCCCGATCTAGAGGACTTATATGCTCACAGCGTTTTGGGCGACTAA
- a CDS encoding thrombospondin type 3 repeat-containing protein — protein sequence MIKKAISNVLLAAILASTSGGFTIASFADAIQFDGGRFIQGSSYRRVLGSVSLGNGNIAVCGATTSSDIATSGVAFENITEFSSGGNTVDAFVAIYNEQSMALVAATYLGGSNFDECYGIAVAPDGSIVVVGETRSNDFPTLSAFDSNFSGSRDGFVTSFSADLTAVNFSTYVGGSGQSLSEALYRVDIALDGTIHVVGTSNSTNLPVTEIFNNRACGTHDFSSVQNDLMYARFKSTGALQNLYCIGGNSGRSAGYDVVVGPQNKVYVAGRTDSGTFTYPNSVTDLTDPLAENRHLYLLEIDNVSGIVERAILVVDRLGGFPYITDMAFTDNGELLIAGAADAPGFTATANAIKTLPTETELSTPEEEDYFYAAFLMRLNQNVDNIEYATYFGGDTTDQVIRNISANSAEEVWGSLETIDRTLPTLNGPTVPPRPLSKEFVLAAESSGARVFGFKPAIFSSSSLFATLAQSGQNYKSNYSLGSSRLGSIEPADGIVADTRDIALDDRGFHQGVIVNYNDVNVAFESNSFGDTTFGASDDKSVRAALGGDTIFVANENQPNRIYSWVASPTITEVGTFGNNDDPIIDIEHSNANTFYVAEHPNRIITYTPAGDVVDEIQIDNVVISEIRYQRFLNALLITNSIGPSLLLRIPDGDLLSNATSITIDNTLTNIQSLVMASVGFDDLILAATDDAIHVYKLLVDENWAIEKTYQTPTTLTGSRFGEGRFGTAEDVLAIANLDGPAAYRHINAADFYIGTFNTVSGQQLSGSYFGGSGNDYCACAMTLMESGDIILSANTIAVDMTGFVDTDFTRAEKTALVRITQIDDMLDTDADGAPDFNDNCTNVANSSQIDSDADGYGNACDGDFNNDCSINFADIAAFSNKFLSADDLYDMNGDDIVNFIDFTLLTGSFLSPPGAGLGNCQ from the coding sequence ATGATCAAAAAAGCAATATCGAATGTTCTGCTCGCCGCTATTTTGGCAAGCACCTCGGGCGGATTCACGATCGCGAGTTTCGCTGATGCGATTCAATTTGATGGTGGCCGGTTCATTCAGGGCTCATCCTATCGTCGTGTGCTGGGCAGCGTTTCATTGGGCAATGGCAATATTGCCGTCTGTGGCGCGACAACTTCGTCAGACATCGCCACATCCGGCGTCGCCTTCGAAAACATTACCGAATTTTCCTCAGGCGGTAACACGGTTGATGCGTTTGTGGCCATTTACAATGAGCAATCCATGGCGCTCGTCGCCGCAACATACTTAGGCGGTTCGAATTTCGATGAGTGCTATGGCATTGCCGTTGCCCCGGACGGTTCGATTGTCGTCGTGGGCGAAACGCGCTCCAACGACTTCCCAACGCTGAGCGCATTCGACTCGAACTTTAGTGGTTCGCGAGATGGATTTGTTACGAGTTTCAGCGCCGATCTCACCGCCGTGAACTTCTCAACGTACGTGGGCGGCAGCGGCCAGTCGCTGAGCGAAGCGCTCTACAGAGTGGATATCGCCTTAGATGGGACGATCCATGTGGTTGGCACCTCCAACAGCACCAATCTACCGGTCACCGAAATTTTCAATAACCGCGCGTGTGGGACACACGACTTCAGTTCAGTGCAAAACGATTTGATGTACGCTCGATTCAAGTCGACAGGCGCATTGCAAAATCTATATTGCATCGGTGGCAACTCTGGTCGCTCCGCAGGTTATGATGTTGTCGTCGGACCGCAGAATAAAGTCTACGTAGCAGGTCGAACCGACTCAGGTACGTTCACCTACCCTAACTCGGTCACTGATCTAACCGACCCACTTGCTGAAAACCGGCATTTGTATTTACTCGAGATCGACAATGTGTCCGGTATCGTCGAACGCGCCATACTAGTCGTTGACCGCCTTGGTGGATTTCCCTACATAACGGACATGGCATTTACCGACAACGGTGAACTGCTCATTGCCGGCGCAGCCGATGCGCCAGGGTTTACCGCCACGGCAAATGCGATAAAAACGCTGCCAACCGAGACGGAACTCAGTACGCCAGAAGAGGAAGACTATTTTTATGCCGCCTTTCTCATGAGGCTGAACCAAAACGTTGACAACATTGAGTACGCCACTTATTTCGGTGGCGACACAACCGATCAGGTGATACGCAACATTTCAGCTAATTCGGCAGAAGAAGTTTGGGGAAGTCTAGAAACAATTGATCGGACGCTGCCAACGCTCAATGGACCGACTGTTCCGCCAAGGCCACTGAGTAAGGAGTTTGTGCTAGCCGCAGAATCATCGGGTGCGCGAGTCTTCGGTTTTAAACCCGCGATTTTCTCATCAAGTTCTTTGTTCGCCACGCTGGCGCAAAGCGGACAAAACTACAAGTCGAACTACAGCCTTGGCAGCTCGAGGCTTGGCTCGATAGAGCCCGCAGACGGCATCGTTGCCGACACCCGAGACATTGCGCTAGACGACAGGGGATTTCACCAGGGTGTCATTGTCAACTACAACGACGTAAACGTGGCCTTCGAGAGCAATTCGTTTGGTGACACAACATTTGGCGCGAGTGACGATAAATCAGTGCGGGCGGCTCTGGGTGGTGACACCATCTTTGTCGCGAACGAAAATCAGCCCAATAGAATTTATTCATGGGTTGCCAGCCCCACGATCACCGAGGTTGGCACCTTTGGCAACAACGACGACCCGATTATCGACATCGAACACTCTAACGCCAATACGTTCTATGTAGCCGAGCATCCCAATAGAATCATCACGTACACACCAGCCGGCGATGTTGTCGATGAGATTCAGATTGACAACGTTGTTATCTCAGAAATTCGATACCAACGTTTCCTCAACGCTCTTCTCATCACCAATTCAATCGGCCCGAGCCTATTATTGCGAATTCCCGATGGCGATTTGCTCAGTAATGCAACGTCGATCACCATCGATAACACGCTCACCAATATTCAATCACTGGTCATGGCGTCAGTCGGATTTGACGATCTTATATTGGCCGCTACCGACGACGCGATTCACGTCTATAAACTGCTTGTCGACGAGAATTGGGCGATCGAAAAAACCTATCAAACGCCGACCACCTTGACAGGTTCGCGATTCGGGGAAGGACGATTTGGTACAGCAGAGGACGTTCTAGCTATCGCCAATCTGGATGGACCTGCGGCTTATCGTCATATCAATGCGGCGGATTTTTATATCGGCACGTTCAATACGGTTAGCGGCCAGCAGCTATCCGGATCCTATTTTGGCGGCTCGGGCAACGACTACTGCGCGTGCGCCATGACGCTAATGGAGTCAGGCGATATTATCCTCTCCGCCAACACCATTGCTGTCGACATGACCGGCTTTGTGGATACTGATTTTACTCGGGCAGAAAAAACCGCGCTCGTGCGGATCACACAGATCGACGACATGCTTGATACCGATGCCGATGGCGCACCCGACTTCAATGACAATTGCACCAACGTTGCCAATTCGTCGCAAATTGACAGCGATGCCGACGGCTACGGCAACGCCTGCGATGGTGACTTTAACAACGATTGCTCAATAAACTTCGCCGATATCGCGGCCTTCTCAAACAAATTCCTGAGCGCCGATGACCTGTACGACATGAACGGAGACGACATCGTCAACTTCATCGATTTCACTTTATTGACTGGTTCTTTCCTTTCACCACCCGGCGCAGGACTGGGAAACTGTCAATGA